Genomic segment of Bos taurus isolate L1 Dominette 01449 registration number 42190680 breed Hereford chromosome X, ARS-UCD2.0, whole genome shotgun sequence:
GACTAATAACATTTTGTTAGAGGAATTTAGCTTGTGCCTAGAGAATAACTTGTTTACTTGAAAAAGATTGGGAATGTGCATTAATTACTacaaatacaaattataaaaacaaatataagagatttgttaaaaatagaaactatatGATCTTAACAGGAAATCAGTTTTAGGAAAGTAGCTTAGAATGGTAAGCTAATCTTAGTGGGCTTTGATATTTTGCCAttgatgttcttttttcttttctttctttcttttttttttttttttgttaaattctTTTACTTGTATTCTTAGGTTAAGACATCAGAATTTTACAGATACTCTCGACAGCTGCGCTATGAAGTTGACCAAGCATTGAATTACTTTCAGAACATTCACCAGCAGCCTCTGTTGGATATGAAATCAAGCCGCATCCGCTCTGCCAAACCCCAAACTACAGTATTCCGAGGCATGATTGGACATAGCATGGTTAACAGTAAAATACTTCTCTTAAAGAAACCAAGAGTCTGGTGGGAACTAGAGGGCCCACAAGTACCTCTGCGTCCAGACTGCCTTGCTATCGTCAATAACTTCGTATTCTTGTTGGGTGGGGAAGAGCTGGGTCCAGATGGCGAATTCCATGCTTCTTCCAAAGTGTTTAGATATGACCCAAGACAAAACTCCTGGCTCCGAATGGCAGACATGTCTGTGCCACGTTCAGAATTCGCAGTTGGTGTTATTGGGAAGTTTATTTATGCTGTAGCAGGCAGAACCAGAGATGAGACTTTCTATTCAACTGAGAGATATGACATCACCAATGATAAATGGGAATTTGTGGATCCTTATCCAGTTAACAAATATGGACATGAGGGGACAGTGCTCAATAACAAGTTGTTTATCACTGGTGGAATCACCTCATCTTCCACTTCCAAGCAAGTATGCGTGTTTGACCCCAGTAAAGAAGGGACCATAGAACAGCGGACCAGGAGAACGCAAGTAGTTACCAACTGTTGGGAGAATAAGAGCAAAATGAATTATGCCAGATGCTTTCACAAGATGATTTCATACAACGGCAAGCTTTATGTCTTTGGTGGTGTCTGTGTGATCTTGAGAGCCTCTTTTGAGTCTCAGGGATGCCCTTCCACAGAAGTGTACAACCCAGAGACTGATCAGTGGACCATCTTGGCATCCATGCCAATTGGTAGAAGTGGCCATGGTGTGACTGTGCTGGACAGACAAATAATGGTTCTTGGAGGCCTTTGCTACAATGGTCATTACAGCGATTCTATTCTCACCTTTGATCCGGATGAAAACAAGTGGAAGGAAGATGAGTACCCGCGGATGCCCTGCAAGCTGGATGGTTTACAAGTATGCAACCTGCATTTTCCAGAATATATTCTGGATGAGGTCAGACGTTGCAACTGATGACATCTTTCTCCCTTcaaaaaagccaaacaaaatcCATTTGTGACAAAGtagttaattaaaaaacataagaaaaacctCACCAGTTTTACTATCAAAGCCATTGGTCTAATATcgtaaaaatgttttcattctgtgctagcatccttttttttctttttagtggcCTCAAACTCATGCAATAAGTCAGTTGTAAGTGCTAGCTCTTGAAACTACTTCCAGAAGCAGTTTAATAGAACAATTCACTTATCTGGGAAGTTGATGTTAtgctttaaacatttctttcaaatGTCAGTGTAGGAGTCATGCATCTTCTAAGAGAAGACCTGATAAGTGTCACTGGATGTAATTTCAGTTCCTATCTCTAGCTGAAATCTTTTTGAACATTTATTTCAGTCTGTTAGActttttgattttattatttaagtTTAAAACTCTTGACCTTTTTGCATGGCTTTTTGCTGAAAACGCAAAAGTATAAATTTTCTACAAGATTAACTTTTTTATATTCAGAACACTATTTCTAAGCTGCCTTCTCTTACCTGCATTGTGTTAGTGAAAGCATATCCATACTTGCTTACATCTTATGAATATATAAGGCACATCCCCTTTTATGCGTGGTTAGGATTCTATATTTTTAAGCTAGTGCACTTGCACACACAGTTTGCCATACGTGTTGTATTTTAGATGTAACGTCTTTTCATGTATTAACATTTTTAGAAAGATAATAACTGGAGTCCTCGTTTCGTATCAGAGTAGCCTATCTTCAGTCCATACTGATTCAGTAATATTCAAACTCCTTATATTCCTGAAACGTATGGTTTTATGAAAGCTaacattttatgttttactttCAAAAGTAAACATTAGTGTTCCTTATCgatgtatgtcttctttttgaaaatgtttttctttgcagTCTGTTTAATGTTACCCTGTTTTTAGTGAAAATTGGAGTGGTATGTGACAAGGCCTGGTCCTGCAGCGTGCAAGCACTTTTAAAGAGAACTTAGGTAATACCAGACTCCTAAATAAAGGCCCCTTCAAAGTAAGTGCAACTCCCATTCTTTGCATTCAATAAGGCTGCTGCATCTGTTATTGAATGGAAAGTAGCAACTTGTGGAAAATTTGAGCTCAGTTTTGACTTCGAGGTAAGGAATAGAACTATAATATTAACTGGTCATATCTTCTTGTTTATTTAGTACAAAATATTTAGTGGCGCTGGGGATGTAAGCCctcagcttttgttttatttactgaGAGCTACTAGCATGAAGGATAGTAACCTCCAAGTTCAGAGTGGATCAAGAATAACTGTTCAAAATCATTCTTAAGTGTTTTAGGATTAGCCGCACCTTTCAACTCTTTCAACTCAAAGGAAAAACATATAGTTGTCAAAATTAAGCAAGAATAACCAGGGAGTGGATCATTCAAATTGATGCCATTTTATCCTGAGTAGAGTCTATATCTGATACTAGATCTACACTGGCAAAACTTGCCAGATCTTAGATGTTGGTGCAATATTGCAATGCCTTCTATACGGCTGTTGTAAAAAGTTTCgagtttcaccttttttttttctttcctttttttttttttttttttgctgctgccACCACTGAACATAAAATGGAAATGCGAAATCATGGAAATGTGAAGACTTGTTTCATTTTTGCGATTAAAATAGACAACTGAAAAAGACCTGATTTTAAAACTCCACGGCTTGAGGCATTTGAGTTTAAGAAACAGTCAGGTACagaagtagttttgttttttttaaagcaaaacattGGGATTGGCTTTAGAAATAAGTGGTCCTCATTCTTGTCTTTTGCTGAAAAACACTGAGACAGGGTACCCCTATCAGGCTTTTACACTCCCGTGGTGGTTCTCTTTAATTGCTTAGATATGACTcctgttatggagaaggcaatggcaccccaccccagtactcttgcctggaaaattccatggatggaggaaactggtgggctacagtccatggggtcgcaaagagtcggacacgagtaaGCAATTTCACCTCACCTGTCATTTtagtttctaaaaattaaatttgatatCTTGTTTCCCATGGTTATATAGGTAAAAGTCTTTTTATACAtctgaaaaatcatttttaataatgGAAAACTAGGAATTAGGTGAgccatttggttctttttctaaTGTATTAGTTGGTGTAGTGTTTTATATGTGTGCTATCttactttaaagaaaataacaatgTCTTATTTTCCTCATTGTTGTCTTTTGCTGAAAAAGACTGAGACAGGGTACCCCTATCAGGCTTTTACACTCCCGTGGTGGTTCTCTTTAATTGCTTAGATATGACTTCGTAGCCCTAGttaaaacccactccagtgttcttgcctggaaaatgccagggacgggggagcctggtgggctgccgtctatggggtcgcacagagtcggacacgactgaagcgacttagcagtagcagcagccctaGTTAAAGTAAGATGGAACAAACAATTGAATATTCTTGGTCTTCATTGTAAAAGCACAAGGCCAAGATGAAAGTTCATGTTTTGGAAAATTTGTGAAATCTTAACTTGAACTAATTTTGGGTTCAGCTTCACACGTGAGTCATGTCTGACCTGATGTTAGCTGTAATCAGTTTTGAGCTTTAAGAATAGTTGTTATTGCTTGGGTTCTGAATGTATGAGAAAACTCTTCTGTTTATTTGTAGTTCTGACTTAGGTTATTTTAAATCCATGATTAACATACATtcccttttaaaattatggtttaaTTGCtgaaagagatttatttttgttatactagactatggaaaattttttcatagaatttttttcaagtttattttttgtgtgcttCATTTGGAACCATTTTTGTTTATATACATTGTATGTgctcaaaatagtttttttttaattcagtaagATTTAAAACTACAGTGTAACACGTTGTGATCTTTGTGtattttcactttacattttaaatgccAGACTTTACAAAAATAGCTGATCTTTATTAATTGCATCTTAATTAGAAACGTTTGTTCTCTTCCATGTCTTTGACcttctaagtttttattttagtcTGCTTAAAGAAAATCCTTGCACTACAACCTTTTCATAAAATTCAAGATTCTCACATTGAAGGTTTTGTATTGGAAGAAATACTactggtttttaaaaagcaaggctTAATTAATAGAATTATTAGCATTTCTTGAGACAGCTTTCTGTGTCCTCACTACTCTGTGTGAGTGTTACTATAATTTGTGAAATACTGACTGAGCCCTTCACTTATCTTTTCTGAAGCAGCACCTTTGGACACCTCATTCTGGGAAGCCTGCTCGAGTTATAGTAAAGGACACACACATTTGTGTGGGGAGAAGTGGTAAAAAATGGAGAGTTGTGTCTTAATTACATGAAActaagctttaaaatattttataacaaattaTTTGAGCTGCATAATCTAAACATGTCAAACGTTCAGTGGgactatttttatatatgtatatgtggttGTAGGTCATAACATTTCAGTTTATAATATAAATTGTTATTTCAGTTTATAAGCTATCTCTCAGAAAAGACTAGCTCTTTTGAGAATACATAATTTAAAGTTTTAGAGTGAAGTAAAACACAACATAGATAATAGTAAAATTAGATATAAATGAGGGCTATATGGCAGTAAAACTGCTAGTGCCATTTTTCCTCTTTGCCTattacacattttttattttatttttttttgtactcTGAACATTTTTAGGGATCATCTATCAGATTAGAGTTGGTTTGGGAATAAGTATCTTCTAAAAAGAGatttatcttaaaaatgaaaGTCCTGAAAAATTAGTTTATCAAGAGTTTATAAAGTCAAATATTCCATAGACATAGACTGGAATAGGTAAACTCATGAAAGTCGTATCCTTTCAGTATACCAGTATAACTTCAATATTACATGAGTAACACTGAGAGAATGCCATTAGATTTGTTCCCCCTTAATATTGGATTTTCGTTTTACATCTTTGGGAACAACTACATTAAGAACCTTATTAATCAGTATATCAGTAAGGATTAGGTGTTTGCTTTCCGAAAGAATGTTCCAGTGAGGTGATCAGAGAGGTTATTTTCTATCTAACTTGTTTATGCCCTGTACCTCTTGGGCATACTTTGTCTATAGAAGAAATATTTTGACCTTTAGGTACATTTTGGGCCAGTAGTCAAGTAATCCTAGGACTGATTTAAAAATCTTAGACTAATTTAAGGTTTGCCTTTTATACCTATTTTGAAAGCCTTTACATTTCTGTCAGGTAATTTTTCCCATGCCGTGAATATAATCTATTCAAAACATGTTTATGCTAtccattctgtttttaaattgaaaaaaatgttaaaagtgtttatgaagaaaagtttaaataaaatattttcaatctttaaaatatacttcCATCTCTTATTATTTACTATCTTGATATAATCTATCACTTTCAAAGTCACTCATGACTTGATTAACAGTATACATTTTATATTCCTTCAACCTGCCAAGGAAGTGCCACAAAAATGTAATTTCTACTGATGCTTTCAGCCACAGATTGAAATGAGAGCATTTGAGTGAAATTATTTACACTTACATGCAATGGAAATTTTACAATGAAGCCAAGTAATTAAAGTTCCACTAGCAGAATTTTGCAGAATGGAAATAGAGAACTAATAAATAGCATTTATAAGCCCTCAAGCTTTAGTTTggtgattttttattttctttagcattTTTGCCTCATTGTTCTTAAAGGCATTTCTGAAATTAGGGAACCCAGCAGAAATGAATCTGCTACAACACAAGCACTTGGGTATTTTTAGGCACGTGTGTGCCTCCATGGATCTTGGCCTCAAGCCACCTTTCTAGCCTATTTTGTTATCACTTCCTGCACTCCTTTCTGTTGTGATCTTTGTATGTTAATTTCCAGCTTCAAATCACTTGCCTTCTTTCCCCTTCCCTGCTTGCAAAATCCATTTATTTTGCAAAGCCCAACTCAAATACTCTTCTCTCCTCCTGAAACCTGTGTTACTTCCATTGAATTAATTGCCTCTTCTGTACTCAACACATTTATAGCTCTTATTTCATTTTGCATACTAGTTGGGTATAATTCCTTCCACAATTAGATCATAATCTCCTTGGATGAAGGGAccatcttttattcctttttgtacCCTCATACCTAGTGTGATACTTTTTGTACATAATAGGCACTGAGCTACATGTTTATCGTAGCATGTGACTAATTCTACCTGAGCTATAGAAAGATGCTGTAGACATTCAGAAGAGGGAGATAATATAGTTCCCCAAggtttttgtctctgcttttttctcAAGTCTACTGCCTGTCCAGTTTCACCCACAGCTATGGCTTCACCTACCACTTCTATTCTAATATCTTGTAAATCTGTATTTCTCAACCGAGAAATATCTCCAACTATCTCATGAACATGTCTTACATGTTTTATAGGAATCTCAAACTGAACAAGTACAAACTTGAATGCATTATCTTCCCCCCCAAACTTGCCCCTTGTCCTGTATTCCCTGTATTATTATGTGGCTCTATCACTGCCTGAGATCGTTACAAGTCAGAAATCTGGAATTGTCTACCCTTGCCTCTCCCACTTCTCCCCAACGTCTTGGAGCTTTCTCTCCGATCTTCTACCTCCACAATCCATTTTCC
This window contains:
- the KLHL15 gene encoding kelch-like protein 15 isoform X1, giving the protein MAGDMEGFCSSIHDTSVSAGFRALYEEGLLLDVTLVIEDHQFQAHKALLATQSDYFRIMFTADMRERDQNKIHLKGLTATGFSHVLQFMYYGTIELSMSTVHEILQAAMYVQLIEVVKFCCSFLLAKICLENCAEIMRLLDDFGVNIEGVREKLDTFLLDNFVPLMSRPDFLSYLSFEKLMSYLDNDHLSRFPEIELYEAVQSWLRHDRRRWRHTDTIIQNIRFCLMTPSSVFEKVKTSEFYRYSRQLRYEVDQALNYFQNIHQQPLLDMKSSRIRSAKPQTTVFRGMIGHSMVNSKILLLKKPRVWWELEGPQVPLRPDCLAIVNNFVFLLGGEELGPDGEFHASSKVFRYDPRQNSWLRMADMSVPRSEFAVGVIGKFIYAVAGRTRDETFYSTERYDITNDKWEFVDPYPVNKYGHEGTVLNNKLFITGGITSSSTSKQVCVFDPSKEGTIEQRTRRTQVVTNCWENKSKMNYARCFHKMISYNGKLYVFGGVCVILRASFESQGCPSTEVYNPETDQWTILASMPIGRSGHGVTVLDRQIMVLGGLCYNGHYSDSILTFDPDENKWKEDEYPRMPCKLDGLQVCNLHFPEYILDEVRRCN